From the Chryseobacterium sp. G0201 genome, the window ACCTCAAGAAATAAACAATTATGAAAAGCGAAAAAACCTCAACCAAATTCATTGGAATATTTTCAAAAAATAATGAATCAAAATCAGCAAACCAATGAATACTTTTCAACAAAATCTTAATGATAAAATCATATACAATATTGATCAGATTAAAATCAATTTTAAAAGCAATCAAAGCTGTCATTAAAAATGAAAAGACAATAATAACCTCAGAAAAAGGGACAATAATAAAATTCGCTAGAATTGAAATAAACGAAAACTGATGGAAATAATACAGCACCAAAGGAAGCGTTGCCAATTGCGCCGAAACAGAAATTGAGATCGTATTGAAAAGTATTTTTTTCACGTAATTATCCTGTTTGGGGAAATATTTTAAAATTGGCTGATTCAACCAAAAAATACCAAGAACAGCAATGAAACTCAATTGAAATCCTACATCAAAAATCTGCTGAGTATCTAAAATCAAAATAATAAAAGCCGACAACGCTAATGAATGCAATAAATCCGGTTTTCGTTGAAGCAAAACATAAATAAAATATACACTCAACATAATACAGGAGCGCAAAACGGAATTTCCAAATCCGATGAAAGCTGCAAATAGCCAGATAAAAATCAAACTTGAAATAATTACATATTTCCTCAATTTTAATGGAAGAAAATACATACATAAAAAGTAGAATAATCCAAAAATTACCACAATATGCGTTCCTGAAATTGCCAGAAAATGTACCAATCCGGATTTATTAAAATCCTGTACCGTTTCTGAATCAATTTCTGTTCTATCCGCTAAAATAATTCCCTTTAAAAACTCCCGGCTTTGTGGTGAGATTTCAACTTCATCAATATTTTGGAGAACTTCGAGTCTTTTTTGAAGAATTTTTTCATTCCAGCTTAAATCATTTCTAGCAGCAGAAGACAATCCATCTGATAAATAACATTGACGGTCAATATTTTTTCGCAATAAATATTTAGCGTAATCAAACTGAAAATTATATTGAGGAGATTTCGGCTGTGTTACATAGACATCAGCCTTGTAATAATGGTTAAAATCAAACTCTTTACTAATTTTTGGAATAAATAAAATAGAATTAAAATGCTCGTTTTGTGATTGAGGAACAACTTTATATTTTTTATATTTTTCTGTGGAATTTAGTTTTTTAGAAATTTTAAAAATGATAGTTTCATTATGAGAATCAACATTCTTATTAGGAGAAAAACTATTGAAAAAATGAAGAGAAATCCCTACTCCAAAGAACATCAAAACCAATGCATAAGGTTTTAATTTAAATAAAAAATAAGATCTGAAAAATGTAGAAATTAAAATGAGTAAACAAACTCCGATTATTAAATAAATTAAGTTTTCCCTCAAAGAAATTTGATCCTGAAAAAAAATTCCAAGAACGAAACAGATGACCAGAATAAGAAGTGGTTGTTTATTCAATCAAAAAATTTGTGCTGCTCAAAAATATTTATTCGAAATAAAAATAACACGCCAATATTTGAGAATTTGCAAAACGAGTCAACATTCGTTTTATAAAAGAAAAATCGCAGAAAAAATTTCTACGATTTATATGAATAATTCAATATTTTAAACTTTTAAAATCACATCTGCTGCGTGATCACTTGCTCCGCTTCCTCCAAGTTTTTCTCTTAATAACTCGTAGTCTTTTAAAAGCTGAGTTCTTTTCTCGCCTCCTAAAATTCTATTTAATTCATCGACAAGACTTTTCGTATTCAGATCGTTTTGAATTAATTCTTTTACCACTTCCCTATCCATAATCAGATTAACCAAAGAAATATACTTTATATTTTTAACCAATCTTTTGGCAATGGCATAAGAAATTTTACTTCCACGGTAACAAACTACTTCAGGAACATTCAACAAGGCCGTTTCTAAAGTTGCCGTTCCGGAAGTTACCAAAGCTGCTTTTGAACATCTTAACAAATCATACGTTTTATTGGAAACAAAATGAACGTTATCGTCAACATATTTCTGATAAAAATCTTTAGGAAGACTCGGTGCACCGGCAATTACGAACTGATAGTTTTTAAAATGAGGTCGCACAGAAAGCATGATTTCCAGCATTTTTTCAACTTCCTGTTTTCTGGAACCGGGTAAAAGTGCAATAATTTCTTTTTCGTTTAAACCGTGCTCTTTCTTGAAATTATCAATACTGATTTCTTTTAAACTCGAAATGGCATCCAACAACGGATGTCCCACAAAATGAGAATGTACTCCATGTTTTTTATAAAAATCTTCCTCAAAAGGAAGAATCACCATCATTTCATCAACATATTTTTTGATAATCTCTACTCTACCCTCTTTCCAGGCCCAAAGTTGTGGTGAAATATAATAGATAACTTTAATTCCAAGTTCTTTTGCAAATTTTGCAATCCTTAAATTAAACCCCGGATAATCAACCAAAATTAAAACATCAGGTTGATGAGCTTTAATATCTTCTTTACAAATTTTAATATTATTCAGGATCGTTCTCAGATTCATTGCAACCTCCAAAAAGCCCATGAATGCAAGATCACGATAATGTTTCACCAGTGTTCCGCCCTGCTCTTTCATCAAATCACCTCCCCAAAAGCGAAATTCTGCGTTGGGATCTTTCTTTTTTAAAGACTTCATTAAATTACTTCCGTGCAAATCTCCGGACGCCTCTCCTGCGATGATATAATATTTCATTTCTATAATAAGGATAGAGAACAAATTAAGGCTTTGTAAGATCTTAATTTGTAAATTTGTTTCAAAGATAATGATAAAAATGTCAGAAGAATTTGAAATCAGAAATAAAGTTGCAGAGAGCGGTCTTATAAATTTTGATCTTGCCACACTTGTTCCGAAAGGCACTAGAAAAGGCATTGATCTTAAAGATTTTCTTTTCATGGAAATGATCCTGAAAGAAAAAGATTTCCGCGAAAAAGTTGCAGCTATCAATACAGAAGAATATGAGGACACTTATATTTACATTTATAATTCAGCAGATGCGATCGTTCCTCTTTGGGCTTATTTTGTATTAACTGCGAAACTTACAAGTGTAGCAAAAAAAATCGTTTTTGGAAGTCGTGAAGATCTTGAAGTTATCTTAATGCACAACGCAGTTCAGACTTACGACTTTGAAGAAATGAGAGGAAAAAGAGTTTTGGTGAAAGGTTGTTCTGATAAAGAAATACCCGAAAATGCTTATATAGAATTGGTAGAACAGTTACAGCCATTGGTAAAATCTTTGATGTTTGGAGAAGCTTGCTCGAATGTTCCTATTTTAAAAAATTAAAAAGTTTTAAGCTAAATCATTGTAAATTTTTAATCTAAAAATCAACAACTTAAAGAAATCCATAAACTTTAACATTAATTTTAGATTAAAAAAAAATATCGAGGTATATTTTTTGATAACTTTGGTTTACTTAATAATAAAACAAACACAAACATGAGTTTAATCGACCTACTTACAGGTAACACGGGCAATGAAGTTGCACAGCAAGCTGAGAATAAATTTGGCATCAGCAAGAACCAAATTATCGCTTTATTGGCTGTAGCGGCGCCGTTGGTTATTTCGTATCTTAGAAACAAATCTCAAGATGCTAAAGAAGCGGAAGCATTGAATAATGCTTTAGATAAAGACCACGACGGAAGTATTCTTAATGATTCTTCACAACTGGAAGCCAGACAGGCAGAAG encodes:
- a CDS encoding ComEC/Rec2 family competence protein; translation: MNKQPLLILVICFVLGIFFQDQISLRENLIYLIIGVCLLILISTFFRSYFLFKLKPYALVLMFFGVGISLHFFNSFSPNKNVDSHNETIIFKISKKLNSTEKYKKYKVVPQSQNEHFNSILFIPKISKEFDFNHYYKADVYVTQPKSPQYNFQFDYAKYLLRKNIDRQCYLSDGLSSAARNDLSWNEKILQKRLEVLQNIDEVEISPQSREFLKGIILADRTEIDSETVQDFNKSGLVHFLAISGTHIVVIFGLFYFLCMYFLPLKLRKYVIISSLIFIWLFAAFIGFGNSVLRSCIMLSVYFIYVLLQRKPDLLHSLALSAFIILILDTQQIFDVGFQLSFIAVLGIFWLNQPILKYFPKQDNYVKKILFNTISISVSAQLATLPLVLYYFHQFSFISILANFIIVPFSEVIIVFSFLMTALIAFKIDFNLINIVYDFIIKILLKSIHWFADFDSLFFENIPMNLVEVFSLFIIVYFLRFAILKFNFKNSSRLIMAVFAFLIIRISYDTIEAQKEEIMLHDFYKHKVFSVKKGNRTCFWVENNSNIDKITKYIVNPYKSSRRLDSVEVNFFPTLTQKVVYKGKVYNIN
- the lpxB gene encoding lipid-A-disaccharide synthase, producing MKYYIIAGEASGDLHGSNLMKSLKKKDPNAEFRFWGGDLMKEQGGTLVKHYRDLAFMGFLEVAMNLRTILNNIKICKEDIKAHQPDVLILVDYPGFNLRIAKFAKELGIKVIYYISPQLWAWKEGRVEIIKKYVDEMMVILPFEEDFYKKHGVHSHFVGHPLLDAISSLKEISIDNFKKEHGLNEKEIIALLPGSRKQEVEKMLEIMLSVRPHFKNYQFVIAGAPSLPKDFYQKYVDDNVHFVSNKTYDLLRCSKAALVTSGTATLETALLNVPEVVCYRGSKISYAIAKRLVKNIKYISLVNLIMDREVVKELIQNDLNTKSLVDELNRILGGEKRTQLLKDYELLREKLGGSGASDHAADVILKV
- a CDS encoding DUF2480 family protein → MSEEFEIRNKVAESGLINFDLATLVPKGTRKGIDLKDFLFMEMILKEKDFREKVAAINTEEYEDTYIYIYNSADAIVPLWAYFVLTAKLTSVAKKIVFGSREDLEVILMHNAVQTYDFEEMRGKRVLVKGCSDKEIPENAYIELVEQLQPLVKSLMFGEACSNVPILKN